The Bartonella bovis 91-4 sequence GTCAATTAATGTTAAAAATGACAAAGGTCTTTCAGCTCAATTAGAAGACTTCTGGATTGTTGATGAAGAAAAACTCCATAAATTACCCGCTCATCAGCTTGCTAAATTGCATAAAAACGGCTTTTTAGGGCGAATTTTTGCGCATCTTCTATCAATGAATAACCTTCTAAAGGTGCTCTCTTTAAAAGGTGCAAGTCAAGCAGCCAATTCTGTGGAACAGAAAGAAAAAACAAACGGACAGGCTAGTGAAAAGGCCCGCCTTGAAAAACCTAAAAAGGAAAAAAACACCCTTAACTAGGAATGTCTCCTAATAATAATAACAAAAAAGGCCAAAATGCTCCTCTGATCCCAGCGGAGCAGGGTCTTTTAGTTGCAAGAAAAAAATGGCTGGAGGCTCTTGTAAAAACACGTCGTATGGCTACACGAACAAAAGAGGCTTATGAACGTGATACCCGGCAGTTTTTGATTTTTTTATGTCATCACCTCGGACATGAAGTAACTTGCAAAGACCTTACTGATTTGTGTGTAGCTGATTTACGCGCCTATTTGGCTTATCGTCGTACATTAAAAATAAGTGCGCGTTCCTTAAGCCGAAATATAGCAAGTTTGCGTTCTTTTTTTAATTACTTATCACGTGAAGGAATCGTTGATACCCTGGCTGCTAAACTTATTCGCACACCAAAACATCCAAAGCTTTTGCCTAAGCCTTTGAGCGTACAAGCAGCACTGCATATAGTCAAACCAGAAAATCAACAAGCAGATGAGCCATGGATTATTGCCCGTAATGTTGCCGTTTTAGCACTCCTTTATGGCTGTGGAATGCGTATATCTGAAGCTTTAGCACTTACACCAGAACAATTTTCTGATCCAGAGATAACAAGCCTATCTGTAATCGGAAAAGGGGGTAAGGCGCGTCTAGTTCCATTGATTAAAACCGTTCATGAAATGGTAGAGACTTATCTTAAATGCTGCCCTTA is a genomic window containing:
- a CDS encoding tyrosine recombinase XerC, with translation MSPNNNNKKGQNAPLIPAEQGLLVARKKWLEALVKTRRMATRTKEAYERDTRQFLIFLCHHLGHEVTCKDLTDLCVADLRAYLAYRRTLKISARSLSRNIASLRSFFNYLSREGIVDTLAAKLIRTPKHPKLLPKPLSVQAALHIVKPENQQADEPWIIARNVAVLALLYGCGMRISEALALTPEQFSDPEITSLSVIGKGGKARLVPLIKTVHEMVETYLKCCPYPLASTQPMFRGTRGGPLQAAIIQRLVQNLRARLGLPETTTPHALRHSFATHLLSRGGDLRTIQELLGHACLSTTQVYTHIDTDRLLEVYQKTHPRASKVIESKKIS